In the genome of Planctomyces sp. SH-PL62, the window AGCTCGATCAGGGTGAACGCGGCGCGGGCGGGGGTTCGGAGGGAAGACAAGCCAGGGACCTCCAGGCGGGCGGAACCAAAACGGACGATCCCCAGTCTAATCGAGCCGCCCCCCCGCCACAATCGAGGGCCTCAGCGGACGTCCGGACGCGGGACGCGTGCGTCCCACTGGTCCTCGGCCGCGCTGCGGCGGAGATAGTTGGGGGCCAGGCTGGACGGGTCGACGATCGGGCTCGATTCGGCCAGCCGTCTGGTCAGCTCGACGATTCGTCGGCCGACGGGACGATGGCGCGGGTCGTCGGGATCGACGCTCGGGAGCGGGAGCGAGGCCAGGGCCGCCCGGATCGCCGGATTCCGCAGCCCAGGCCCGAGGACGACGTCCCCCGGCTCGATGCGCGAGAGCCAGGCGTCCAGGGGCTCGATCCGGCTCGGTTCCCCCGAGACGAGCACCCCGCCGGGCGTATCCCGCCGGAAACCGGCGGCGTAGACGTCGCCCCGCTGGGCGTCGCCGACGCAGTGGACGCGAAGGGCGTCTTCCGGGGCGTTCCAGGCCACGGCCTCCAGGCTGTCGAAGCCCACCAGCCGGGCCCCGGCCGCGAAGGCCAGCGTCCGCGCCGCGGTCAGCCCGATCCGGAGCCCCGTGTACGACCCCGGCCCGAGCCCCACGCCGATCACCCCCAGGTCGAGCGCCCCCACGCCGGCCGACTCCAGCAGCTCGCGGATGCAGGGGAGCAGGTCCCGGCCGTGCTTGCGGGACGCGTCGGTCTCGGCCTCGTGGACCAGGCCCGACGCCGTGCGGAGCCCGACCGTCGAGCGGTCGCCCGAGGTCTCGACGGCGAGCAGGTTCAACGGATGCGACACGACGCGACTCGCAATGCCCGGGATGCGGAACGAAACCCGACGGACAGCCGACTCTAGCCGAAAACGGCCGTCGCGGCCACCCGCCGATCGTCTCGCCCCCGGGCCGAGGGCGTCGCCGCCGGCTCAGTAGGCGTCGGAGGAGACGACCTCCCCGCCCTGGGTCGTCCCGAGCGCCCGCCAGATCGGCAGGCTGATGGAATTCTTGATCGCCCGGGCCGAACCGTCGCCGAAAAGGGCGTCGACCAGGCCGGGGTGTCGGCTCCGCGAGCCGAGGTACAGTGTGTTGTAAT includes:
- the tsaB gene encoding tRNA (adenosine(37)-N6)-threonylcarbamoyltransferase complex dimerization subunit type 1 TsaB, producing the protein MSHPLNLLAVETSGDRSTVGLRTASGLVHEAETDASRKHGRDLLPCIRELLESAGVGALDLGVIGVGLGPGSYTGLRIGLTAARTLAFAAGARLVGFDSLEAVAWNAPEDALRVHCVGDAQRGDVYAAGFRRDTPGGVLVSGEPSRIEPLDAWLSRIEPGDVVLGPGLRNPAIRAALASLPLPSVDPDDPRHRPVGRRIVELTRRLAESSPIVDPSSLAPNYLRRSAAEDQWDARVPRPDVR